The following coding sequences lie in one Megalodesulfovibrio gigas DSM 1382 = ATCC 19364 genomic window:
- a CDS encoding sensor histidine kinase, translated as MAIDHIFVDNILESMPQGCMVINAAGEVVFVNAAITAVLGFSREELTGGGWGERFFSREENYEFNQILVDVINQEPIHLRRETPYSFPGEDAPRRLAVTSSFLRDQGAVAGIVLLVEDVTELHLRQAREKALFEHVHALQQERSESLRRLALSVAHQVRNPAMTIGGFASLLLRGVRLPEQARQKLDIIREEAVKLERTVKAVAEYASLPQLERQAVSVSELVQAVSEEARCQYCSVTADMQCSVHCLPGPLMVDPVQVRRALRAVYVNALEAAVDGRVRVETDVQPGPQGVAVRIKDDGCGISPKDMPFIFDPFFTTKPGNVGMGLCETRLIMLEHHGEVTVESKPGAGATVTLRFPCTPDGQESPPA; from the coding sequence GTGGCCATCGATCACATCTTCGTGGACAACATCCTTGAAAGCATGCCCCAGGGCTGCATGGTGATCAATGCCGCCGGCGAGGTGGTGTTCGTCAATGCCGCCATCACTGCCGTGCTGGGGTTCTCGCGCGAGGAACTCACCGGCGGCGGCTGGGGTGAGCGCTTCTTTTCCCGCGAGGAAAACTACGAATTCAATCAGATCCTGGTGGACGTGATCAACCAGGAGCCCATTCACCTGCGCCGGGAAACGCCCTATTCCTTCCCCGGAGAGGATGCCCCGCGGCGTCTGGCCGTCACGTCCTCCTTTTTGCGCGATCAGGGGGCCGTGGCCGGCATCGTGCTGCTGGTGGAGGATGTCACGGAGCTGCACCTCCGGCAGGCGCGGGAAAAGGCCCTGTTTGAGCATGTGCATGCCCTGCAGCAGGAGCGCTCGGAGAGTCTGCGCCGCCTGGCGCTTTCCGTGGCGCATCAGGTTCGCAATCCGGCCATGACCATCGGCGGCTTCGCCTCGCTGCTGCTCAGGGGCGTGCGCCTGCCCGAGCAGGCCCGGCAGAAGCTGGACATCATCCGCGAGGAGGCCGTCAAGCTGGAGCGCACGGTCAAGGCCGTGGCGGAGTATGCCTCCCTGCCGCAGTTGGAGCGGCAGGCGGTGTCCGTGTCCGAGCTGGTGCAGGCGGTGTCCGAGGAGGCCCGCTGCCAGTATTGTTCCGTGACGGCAGACATGCAGTGCAGTGTCCATTGTTTGCCGGGACCGCTGATGGTGGACCCGGTGCAGGTGCGCCGGGCCTTGCGCGCCGTTTACGTCAATGCCCTGGAGGCCGCCGTGGATGGCCGGGTGCGCGTGGAAACGGACGTGCAGCCCGGCCCGCAGGGCGTGGCCGTGCGCATCAAGGACGACGGCTGCGGCATCTCCCCCAAGGACATGCCGTTCATTTTCGATCCCTTTTTCACCACCAAACCCGGCAATGTGGGCATGGGACTGTGCGAGACACGGCTGATCATGCTGGAGCACCACGGCGAAGTGACCGTGGAAAGCAAGCCCGGTGCCGGGGCCACGGTGACGCTTCGGTTCCCCTGCACGCCAGACGGGCAGGAGTCGCCACCGGCTTGA
- a CDS encoding histidinol-phosphatase, whose protein sequence is MRQDDAGAAMADDLCRICCYTPRMPTADLHLHTHHSHGTADVAAMVQACLDRGIQLVGMTEHAPRPAGFRYPAEEFQAHVLQQFSQYVAEVLAARQAFPQAEILLGTEVDYVAEHEDFFEQFLQSAPFDYTLGGVHFIGPWGFDFAQAEWDVLDEDARRAAYLDYYALVAGMARSRRYTVAPHVDLVKIFSRETHARFLDSADGRRAVGEALDALAQAGMLLEISTAGLRKPCREIYPGPTVLGWAMERGLACCPASDAHAPNQVAFAFDTLTAYAREHGVEGWTVPGPCHAGQSGRRRLPL, encoded by the coding sequence ATGCGTCAAGACGATGCCGGCGCCGCCATGGCGGATGACCTTTGCCGGATTTGCTGCTACACACCTCGCATGCCCACCGCCGACCTGCATCTGCACACCCACCACAGTCATGGCACGGCCGACGTGGCCGCCATGGTCCAGGCCTGCCTGGACCGCGGCATCCAGCTCGTCGGCATGACCGAGCACGCCCCGCGCCCCGCCGGATTTCGCTATCCTGCGGAAGAATTCCAGGCCCACGTGCTGCAGCAGTTTTCGCAGTATGTGGCCGAGGTGCTCGCTGCGCGCCAGGCCTTTCCCCAGGCGGAAATCCTGCTCGGCACGGAAGTGGACTACGTGGCGGAGCATGAAGACTTTTTTGAACAATTCCTGCAATCCGCCCCCTTTGATTACACCCTGGGCGGCGTGCACTTTATTGGCCCCTGGGGCTTTGACTTTGCCCAGGCTGAATGGGACGTGCTGGACGAAGACGCCCGCCGCGCCGCCTACCTGGACTATTACGCCCTGGTGGCCGGCATGGCCCGCAGCCGGCGCTACACCGTGGCCCCGCATGTGGATCTGGTGAAGATCTTCAGCCGCGAGACCCACGCCCGGTTCCTGGATTCCGCCGACGGCCGCCGCGCCGTGGGCGAAGCCCTGGACGCCCTGGCCCAGGCCGGCATGTTGCTGGAGATCTCCACCGCCGGCCTGCGCAAGCCCTGCCGGGAGATCTATCCCGGCCCCACGGTGCTGGGCTGGGCCATGGAACGAGGGCTGGCGTGTTGTCCGGCGTCCGACGCCCACGCCCCAAACCAGGTGGCCTTTGCCTTCGATACCCTCACCGCCTACGCCCGGGAACACGGGGTGGAAGGCTGGACCGTGCCTGGACCCTGCCACGCCGGGCAGTCAGGCCGACGCCGTCTGCCGCTGTAG
- a CDS encoding lysophospholipid acyltransferase family protein codes for MRKRGPFTLEASPDKPFAHAALNLAGPLLERVTQLSGVNDIYARATQTPGPNFWARVLAAMNLTIQLSEEARARIPATGPVVVVANHPYGGIEGIILGALLMSIREDVQFMATYLLSYIPDLADKVIFVDNFGGSDSLKKNIQPLKQCIRTLREGHMLAIFPAGEVSSFDLHRRRVIDPPWNPTVARIIQKTGAPVLPIFFPGNNGPLFNAAGLIHPRLRTLLLPRELVRRQRRCFQVQVGSLIPAKKLKRYENEQQLLAYLRLRTYMLDKRPDSPGGRPRFRLLSLLKKKVLPAAHHVAKPTAPIEQSQDPAVLAAEVARLPPENLLAESGKFKAYVASAQEVPAILQEIGRLREVTFRMVGEGTGRSIDLDRYDQYYAHLFIWNQDTREVVGAYRVGKSAKIIEEHGIEGLYTSSLFSFKPQLFERMGPALEMGRSFVRPEYQKSIVALPLLWKGISSYVLLHPDYKVLFGPVSISNDYTLMSREMIVRFLRENNSLSEFSKLVKPRKPPRLRCMKLHEVREFRAVLSNMEDVAEVVSDIEPEAKGIPVLLKQYLKLGGKILSFNVDPDFNNCLDGLIYVDLLQTPVKTLAMYMGIDNVYNLHDYHAAKQRQPVCTP; via the coding sequence ATGAGGAAACGAGGTCCCTTCACCCTCGAAGCCAGCCCGGACAAGCCCTTCGCGCACGCCGCGCTGAACCTTGCCGGCCCGCTTCTGGAACGCGTGACGCAGCTTTCCGGCGTCAACGACATCTACGCCCGTGCCACGCAGACGCCCGGCCCCAACTTCTGGGCCAGGGTGCTTGCGGCCATGAACCTGACCATCCAGCTTTCCGAGGAAGCCCGGGCCCGCATCCCGGCCACGGGTCCCGTGGTGGTGGTGGCCAACCACCCGTACGGTGGCATTGAGGGCATCATCCTCGGCGCGCTGCTCATGAGCATTCGCGAGGACGTGCAGTTCATGGCCACCTACCTGCTCAGCTACATCCCGGACCTTGCGGACAAGGTCATTTTTGTGGACAACTTTGGCGGCAGCGACTCCCTCAAAAAAAACATCCAGCCCCTCAAGCAGTGCATCCGCACCCTGCGCGAGGGGCACATGCTGGCCATCTTCCCGGCCGGGGAGGTCTCCAGTTTCGACCTGCACCGCCGCCGGGTGATAGACCCGCCCTGGAACCCCACGGTGGCGCGCATCATCCAGAAAACCGGCGCGCCGGTGCTGCCCATCTTTTTCCCCGGCAACAACGGGCCGCTGTTCAATGCCGCCGGGCTCATCCATCCCCGGCTGCGCACCCTGCTGCTGCCGCGCGAGCTGGTGCGCCGCCAGCGCCGCTGCTTTCAGGTGCAGGTGGGCAGCCTTATCCCGGCCAAGAAGCTCAAGCGCTACGAAAACGAGCAGCAACTGCTGGCCTATCTGCGCCTGCGCACCTACATGCTGGACAAACGGCCCGATTCCCCCGGCGGCCGTCCCCGGTTCCGCTTGCTCTCCCTGCTCAAGAAAAAAGTGCTCCCGGCGGCACATCATGTGGCCAAGCCCACCGCGCCCATCGAACAGAGCCAGGACCCCGCCGTGCTGGCTGCAGAAGTGGCCCGCCTGCCCCCGGAAAACCTGCTGGCCGAAAGCGGCAAGTTCAAGGCCTATGTGGCCTCGGCCCAGGAAGTCCCGGCCATCCTGCAGGAAATCGGCCGGCTGCGGGAGGTGACCTTCCGCATGGTGGGCGAGGGCACAGGCAGATCCATCGACCTGGACCGCTACGACCAATACTACGCCCACCTGTTCATCTGGAACCAGGACACGCGCGAGGTGGTGGGCGCGTACCGCGTGGGCAAGTCCGCCAAGATCATTGAGGAACACGGCATCGAGGGGCTGTACACCTCCTCCCTGTTTTCCTTCAAGCCGCAACTCTTCGAGCGCATGGGCCCGGCCCTGGAAATGGGTCGTTCCTTTGTCCGCCCGGAATACCAGAAAAGCATCGTGGCCCTGCCCCTGCTCTGGAAGGGCATCTCCAGTTACGTGCTGCTGCACCCGGATTACAAGGTGCTCTTCGGGCCGGTCTCCATCTCCAACGATTACACGCTGATGTCCCGCGAGATGATCGTGCGGTTCCTGCGGGAGAACAACTCCCTTTCCGAGTTCTCCAAACTCGTCAAACCCCGCAAGCCGCCGCGGCTGCGCTGCATGAAGCTGCACGAGGTGCGCGAATTCCGCGCCGTGCTCTCCAATATGGAAGACGTGGCCGAGGTGGTCTCGGACATCGAACCCGAAGCCAAGGGCATTCCCGTGCTGCTCAAGCAGTACCTCAAGCTGGGCGGGAAGATCCTTTCCTTCAATGTTGATCCGGACTTCAACAACTGTCTCGACGGCCTGATCTACGTGGATCTGCTGCAGACGCCTGTCAAAACCCTGGCCATGTACATGGGCATAGACAACGTCTACAACCTCCACGACTACCACGCCGCCAAGCAACGCCAGCCCGTGTGCACCCCATGA
- a CDS encoding acyl-CoA thioesterase, translating into MSQNHPGKRIADSIVVMSHQMLPEDANPYGSVHGGVILKHIDTTGGVAAMRHARTNVVTASIDRVDFLKPVRVGDLAIFTARLEYAGRTSMDVSVSVIGEDLITGRTQHCAQAMLTYVALDRDGHPIPVPPLLLETDEERQRSEAAAARRKRSAEDKKATRQRG; encoded by the coding sequence ATGAGCCAGAACCATCCCGGCAAGCGCATTGCCGATTCCATTGTGGTCATGAGCCACCAGATGCTCCCCGAAGACGCCAACCCCTACGGCAGCGTCCACGGCGGCGTCATCCTCAAACACATCGACACCACCGGCGGCGTGGCAGCCATGCGCCATGCCCGCACCAATGTGGTGACAGCTTCCATCGACCGCGTGGACTTCCTCAAGCCCGTGCGCGTGGGGGATCTGGCCATCTTCACCGCCCGGCTGGAGTATGCCGGCCGCACGTCCATGGACGTCTCCGTGTCCGTCATCGGGGAAGATCTCATCACCGGCCGCACCCAGCATTGCGCCCAGGCCATGCTGACCTATGTGGCCCTGGACCGCGACGGCCACCCCATTCCCGTGCCGCCGCTGCTGCTGGAGACGGACGAGGAGCGCCAGCGCTCCGAGGCCGCCGCCGCCCGCCGCAAGCGCAGCGCCGAAGACAAAAAAGCCACGCGGCAACGCGGCTGA